The segment ttttttagacattttagacctttaaacaaatttttatccatttggagcaagatttgacaaaaattgctttgacacagtttttgacatagtttttgacacagttttgctcttgatttagttttcaaatcaaaactgtgtcaaaggaaaaaatttttttcagtttaaattttttagcagttttgagttaaaaaatgattaaaaatgataaattagagcccttaaatttttatccatttggagcaagatttgacaaaaattgctttgacacagtttttgacatagtttttgacacagttttgctcttgatttagttttcaaatcaaaactgtgtcaaaggaaaaaatttttttcagtttaaattttttagcagttttgagttgtaaaatgattaaaaatgataaattagagccctctgacaaatttttattcatttggagcaagatttgacaaaaattgctttgacacagtttttgacatagtttttgacacagttttgctcttgatttagttttcaaatcaaaactgtgtcaaagaaaaaaatttttttcagtttcaattttttggcagttttgagttataaaatgattaaaaatgataaattagagccctctgataaatttttatccatttggagcaagatttgacaaaaattgctttgacacagtttttgacatagtttttgacacagttttgctcttgatttagttttcaaatcaaaactgtgtcaaagaaaaaattttttttcagtttaaattttttagcagttttgagttataaaatgattaaaaatgataaattagagccctttgacaaatttttatccatttggagcaagatttgacaaaaattgctttgacacagtttttgacatagtttttgacacagttttgctcttgatttagttttcaaatcaaaactgtgtcaaagaaaatttttttttttcagtttcaattttttggcagttttgagttataaaatgattaaaaatgataaattagagccctctgacaaatttttatccatttggagcaagatttgacaaaaattgctttgacacagtttttgacatagtttttgacacagttttgctcttgatttagttttcaaatcaaaactgtgtcaaaggaaaaattttttttcagtttcaattttttggcagttttgagttataaaatgattaaaaatgataaattagagccctctgacaaatttttatccatttggagcaagatttgacaaaaattgctttgacacagtttttgacatagtttttgacacagttttgctcttgatttagttttcaaatcaaaactgtgtcaaagaaaaaatttttttttcagtttcaattttttggcagttttgagttataaaatgattaaaaatgataaattagagccctttgacaaatttttatccatttggagcaagatttgacaaaaattgctttgacacagtttttgacatagtttttgacacagttttgctcttgatttagttttcaaatcaaaactgtgtcaaagaaaaatttttttttcagtttcaattttttggcagttttgagttataaaatgattaaaaaatgataaattagagccctctgacaaatttttatccatttagagcaagatttgacaaaaattgctttgacacagtttttgacatagtttttgacacagttttgctcttgatttagttttcaaatcaaaactgtgtcaaagaaaaaaattttttcagtttcaattttttggcagttttgagttataaaatgagtaaaaataataaattagagcactctgacaaatttttatccatttggagcaacatttgacaaaaatgactttgacacagtttttgattaaattttgaaaataatgtaGATAATCCTAAGAGAACAAactaagttaaaatttcaaattttttagttaaaaattaaaaaaaatttggagcaagatttgacaaaaattgctttgcagtttttgacatagtttttgacacagtttttttggcagttttgagttataaaatgattaaaaatgataaattagagccctctgacaaatttttcattttttattagagtttaattttttatttttgttaagagaaaagtttcttaaattctcttagaattatcaaaattatggtaatttttgaaattttcatgataatttttgataaaaataaatttaaaaagtaaatttaaaaaaaaaaattaaaattacaaaatttaacaaaaatttaagatttaataaaccaatttttgaatcacttttcaatgtttttaacgattaaaatgcacaaatttggatttttgaaaaaaatcagggggaaaaaatgtgaaacatttttcaaaattgcgcctgcctttttccaaaaaattctaCTGTCAAACGTTGACAGTTCATTTTGACACATCGATTTCGGCCATTTGTGATCAATTTTCTCGCAAAGTACAGTTCCGAGCTTGGATAAAAATCAGGTAATTTGCGTATAAACGCCTCGTTTGAGCcacaattttgtgaaaaaccgCGAGATGCGCATCTCGTGCGACTTTATAAACGAAAGAAAAGCTGCGAATCGAAGAAATGCGTGACAAaattagaggaaaaaaattttcgttttgccTTTTTAATGTGATTCCCATTATGTAATGCCTTTAATTTTgccaagaaatttttgtttttttcgcatcactcgataattttaagtcagtaatttttgatgtcaaGCCACTTTGTcaggccaaaaaaaaaatgttaaataaggGTAAAAGTagaaattgacaaaaactgaaaatttggatttttttacttatatcgAAGTGTGCTGTATGTTTTTGTAGGGTGTACGCATACACGCAAATTGTAACTGAAAAGCTTCTAAAGGACATCCGGATCGGCAAAGAGACGACGAGCAACGCCCCATCGAGCTAAACAAaaagagtaaatttttcatttctttaaaaaaaaaaaaaaaaaaaaaaatcaccgcCGCTGCTTTTACTCTAAATGGAGTGTGTTTCCAGTTCACAGGCACGCAATGTCGGGTCGCTATTGGGAcgataaaatggaaaaaagtcaCCATCATCGACATCGAGACGACGATCGACGTCGCGAATACCGCCGACGTTCCCGTAGCAGAGACAGAGATCGCGATcgacatcgtcgtcgtcgttcttcAAGCTCACGTTCACGTTCCAGAAGTCGTTCTCGCTACGATCACCATCGAAGGCATCACAAAAGTCATCGTCGTTCCTCGTCGCGGGAtcgaaaaccacaaaaaaatgatcgaGAAACGCACgcagcacaaaaaaaggaggaaaatcgCCCAAAACCCGCAAGTGTCGCAAGTAAATCCGCCGAATCGACGCAAGATGGCTTCGATTTCGCCTCAATTCAGATGCCAGAAAAGGAAATTCAGTACATCGGAGGCGTTGAATCGGAAGaagaacgcaaaaaaattcacgaacAGATGCAAGAACGGCTGCGGAAACTCAAAGAAGCCGAACCGAAGCCGTTGCAACGCACAAAACCCGCGTGTTTGGTGAACGCGACGCCCTTCGCGAATGACGGATCCTTTTTGGAAAAGTTCAAGGAGATGCAGGAACGCTTTTCGCAGCAACAGGAGACGCAACAACGCGAAGACGACCGTTTGCGATTGTTGCCGATGATTGGAAGGCGTCGCGGcggcaaaatattgaaaacggGCATCGTCGAAAAACCCAAACCCATTGAGGATAACACGGCAGAGGGCGGCGCGAAAGACGCTTGGAGCTTATATTTGCAGGAAGTGAAACGCTACAAAAATGCAACTTGTGATCCGGATGCTCCGAGTCGATCTCTCGTCAAATAGAGccttaaaagcattttttttcttattagattttaagatttcgtaaaaattaaaaagtattcatcaccaaaaaaaaaaaaaatttcacaaaattgtgtgttcaaaaaaaaaatttaatttttttttataaaaaaaaaataattttatttttttagaaactgcAAAAATGGTTGAGCCCATCAAGAGAGTCGAAACCCTTTCGAACGAATTGCATACGATCCAATTCGACCCTCGTTTCCCCAACCAAAACCAAACGAAATACTGCTATTCCAGCTACTTGGACTTTTTCCGTTGCGAAAAGGTCAAGGGCGAGGGCCACGAAATCTgcaagtatttcaaaaatgccTACGAAACACTTTGCCCCAAGGCATGGGTCGAAAAATGGGATACGCAACGTGAGGAAGGCACTTTTCCGGggagaatttaaatatttcacagccatttagcaaaaaaactaaaactacaaaaacaaaattgaaaaatatagaatTCTTTCAAGTTATGCAAAATTAGTTTTCAATTCGTGTCAGTTCCGATTCCAGAGAGACAGTCAGtgttgagtaaaaaataaacaaaattgtaacaataagatgtgtcttttttatttaattaaaaaaaaaattacgaacatttatttattttttctcacatatcaaaaattaaattaaaaaattttaattttttttttttttttattttttttaaattttttttttttttttttaaaaatttttttttttttttttttttaattttaaaaaaaattaatgcaaaattttaaaaatttttaatttttaaaagaataaattttgcaattaaagctttaaatgtaaaaatatttaaaatttcgcttaaatttaaaatttaaaaaaaaatcgtgtaaaaatatttaattattttttaaattttaaattattttttataaaaaattcgtaaaaaatcgatactaatcattttttttcaatttaaaaaaaaatgcaaaaactatttttaaattttttttttttcattttgaaatagatttttgacattttaaactttaataatttttatgttttttactcaaaatcaattttactttaaaaaattaaaattaattttaattttacaataatatttataaccaaaattttcttaaaattccaaaattaattttatctaaagaaatttcataaaaaatcaatttccataattaaattttaattttaatcatattttcaacaaatactaatttttatttttattttttgtgcgatattttagatgttttcacttaaaatctgataaaaaaattttttcagcaacttaattcaatttaattaagaaacttttaaaataaaatttaaagatatttttcacaaaataatttttttcccaaatttgagtaaaaatatcgaaaattttaaattaaatttatttaaaaaaaaaaataaaaattataaaaaattaatttcattgaaattttcaacaacattttttttttattttaaaaaaatattttttttacaaattaaaaaaaaaatatttttttaaaattttaagaaaacttcatattttttttactaaaaatcaacttgatattaattttgagtaaaataaaattttaagcttaaatttcaataatccatttttaaaaaaaattacaaaaaaatcaatttcaatgaaattttcttcgaaatttcaaaaaaatcaatttttaataatttttttctatcaatttaatttttttacgtaaaaaaaaaattaaaatatgttcgTAATACTATCACTCTTCTGCTCATCAATTTAGTTTTGTtctatctatttatttatttctaaaataaaaaaaaaatgtctaaaaattaatcgcACGATCCGTCAAGCCATCCATCTCTCCATCGTTGATTGACTTTGCTGCAATCGAACTCGGGTTTTCCTAACTTGACGTTCACTTTGTTGTGCAATCGACAAAGCCATTGTGAAAAATCGTGTTGTGACGAAAGTTTTGGAGGTTCAgcttttaatctaaaataattttttattaaattaaaaaaaaaatatgaaaaaaattgaaaaattcttactcTTCCTTCAAATCCTTGGCACAATATTCGCACGGATAGAGACGTCCCAGcagcccaaaaaaatttttcgtatcctcaatttgttgtttttccggTTTCTCGGGATAAACGGCAGCCATTGTGTGCAAAAAAGACCATGTTGCTGCCCCCAGTTGATCTTTATCCAGCGGGCAATCTGTGCGACGAGGAGTCTCTGCGGCTTTctaaaacaaagcaaaaactgTCATTTGcgattttcgtgaaaattcgagaaaaaaaaatctttacctcagtcgtcgtcgtcgttttcgtgACTTGTGATTTGCTATCAGTTGCGTTCAGActgaaatttcttctttcttttgcCCACGTCTTGAAATCCGTGCACGTTCGACACGGTTGATTTTCTTTATTGTTGGCTTGTTGAAAGACATTTCCCGCTTCaggcattttaaattaacaaaaagttttgatttaatGCGACGAGATTTATTTTGAGCACACGAAATTGAggcaaatttttacgaaattacgTGTTCCATTTTCCATCCAAACAATGAGGCTCGTAACTGGATTGCATGCGAAATCCATAAAGTAACTTGATGGGGCAAAATGCGAATTTTAAAAACGGGGTCAGGActtttgttgaataatttttttcacgaaagtccgattttattcattcaatcgtcactttcttgcattttcgttgctctttcaagaaaaatttactcgGAGGCTGTATCTCTTAAGAGATCTGATAAAAATTCGAACTTTCAACTCAATCaaaaagactaaaaatttccttcgaatttaattgcatgaaaagagcttcaaatttttttatattacgttttaatttttcttttaaattttcgttaaaattacttcaattCAACTTGTTCTGGTTGTTCCTTCAAATCATCCCGCTTCATCGCCTTAACACACGCCAAAAAAGTTGTCCAGAAAACACTTCCGATTCCCGCAACAATCACCTGATTTTTCTTCGGAACAAAGGCAAAGTTCATCGTTTGCACAATTGGCCAATAAATGAAGCCAATTTGGTAAGATGGCAAAAATTTCTCTGCTACTTCGGCACGAGCTTCTTTTTTACTGTGTCCTTCTGCCAGCGTCATTGTGTACAAAAATATCGTAATGGCAAAGGGATCATAAGCAATTTGTTCCGTGAAAGCTTTCGCTAATGACGATCGAATATCGGATTTGGGCCACATTTGAGATGCTATTCGAATCCAATAGTAAAGCGTTGGACCGTTGAATAAGGCGCCGTACATGCtgtatctacaaaaaaaatggcaaaaaatgcgTAAGTCTCTTAAGGAGTAAGTTTTACTCTCTTGAAGAGTGAATTTACTCCCTTGAAGAGTTAATTTACTCCCTTGAAGAGTTAATTTACTCCcttgaagaattaatttaatcccttaaggAGTAAATTTACTCCCTTGAAGAGTTAATTTACTCccttaaagaattaatttaattccttaagGAGTAAATTTACTCCCTTAAAGAGTTAATTTACTCCCATGAAGAGTTAATTTACTCCCTTGAAGAGTTAATTTAATCTCTTGAAGAGTTAAGTTACTCCCTTGAAGAGTTAATTTACTCCCTTAAAGAGTTAATTTACTCCCTTGAAGAGTTAATTTACTCCCTTGAAGAGTTAATTTACTCCCTTAAAGAGTTAATTTACTCCCTTGAAGAGTTAATTTACTCCCTTGAAGGAGTTAATTTACTCCCTTGAAGAGTTAATTTACTCCCTTGAAGAGTTAATTTACTCCCTTGAAGAGTTAATTTACTCCCTTGAAGAGTTAATTTACTCCCTTGAAGAGTTAATTTACTCCCTTGaagagttaatttaatcccttgaagaattaatttaatcccttgaaGAGTTCATTTACTCCCTTGAAGAGTCAATTTACTCCTTTTAAGAGTTAATTTATTCCCTTGGAGGTTATCTTGATATCTTTTGAAGAAATCaatctaattttaaacttaaagaaATCAAATCAACCTCTTGAAAGGGTTAAATTAACTCccaaactttcaaaaatttcacctgAGACATTTATGCCAATCATAATCCTTAAATGTTCGTTTTTCAAGTATCGTTTGTTGCAGCAAACATCCAAAGGGCCACAATATTGCGTACTgttgatgaaaataattcgTTAATTTTCGCTCTGcggttttgttaaaattaatttactaacAGCAAGTGCTCCCCGCACAACTTTGAAACGTCCTGTGATATCATGGATCAATCTGAAAACAACCATGATCTTAAAGTTGGTTTACAATTTTCACGCTTTCAGGTCAACACATCAGCTGTAACTGCAAAATCTGAATCAAAGTTGtacgtgaaaatttttcgtgccAAATGTCTGTGTTAACCACTTTATTTTTAGTTCACTTTCAATTGGGACATTTTGGTTTCACTTcggttaaaaaaatgttttttatcaaAGATTAAAGAGTTTCTGagggtaaaaattttggaaaagtaaaaattaaaatttaactttataaaaatttttagagaagattTTTGTTGAAGAGAAACCTTTTGAATTAGTTACAGCTGATTCAATAACGTTACATAAAAGTAATGATTCTATTTTCATTGCCAACGTCTAATGCATCGTCATTTCTAATACATGCATTCTTCTATTTCATTCATAGGAAAAATCTGTGggatgtaataaattttatgcatttgtatttttgggatttgaaaattttccatatgaaaaggtaaatatttattattaaatttttataattttttcaaattttaactttcataaatattcgttaaaaattgaaaattttatcaaaaatgactaTTTTTCGatctattttcataatttttcaaggaattaaaaaaaattaacttttgtattgaaaataatatttttacaagaatttacgaatttttcgaatatttaagaattttttacaagaattttcttctctaaaaatattttttcgaataaaaataaataaataaataaataaattaatttattcgaactaaattttaattttattttaatttatttattaagttattcgaataaattttttcgaacttattttttcaaaatttaaatttttattttttatgaaaaattattttttaattttttagttgaattgctctaaaattaatttttaatttttaaaagaaattctcaatgtagatgaatttaaaataactcattttgtaatatttttcatacaaattgacaaaaattaaagatttttggccattaatgaatattttataatttaaaattgatctcagagaatttcaagttaaaaattaaaaaaaaaattttttcataaaagtaactgtcaaaaaattttaaaaaataatttttacaaaaaaaaaaaatagagaagaaaattaataaaaaatttcgttttttaatacgaaaattcgtgaaaattgaaattttttaaaattttagaatattctttgaaaaaatatcaaaaaagaccaaaaaacggtcaattttgataaaattttcaacttttttttttattttgccctatTGGATTATCgacttttgagacaaaaagttcaaaaaaaatttggagcggcctaaataaatataaaaattttgcacaattttaaaataaaaagttcaaaattttaataaaaaccttctaaaagttttaagaaaaaattaaattaagcaaatttattcatttttgtatCCATATAAGGccactccaaatttttttcgaattttttgttccaaaaactttttttcaaaaaaaaaaaaaaagatttgatatactttttttatacaaaattacaaatatttaatgaatttttaaccgttgatcaatatttttgatatttttaatgtaaattgagaatttcttatttaaaattgatttcagagcaattcaagagtaaaaaatattttttcataatttttttaattttgaaaacataagttcaataattttggaaaaattatttttagagaaaaaaattcttgtaaaaatatcattttcagtacaaaaat is part of the Culicoides brevitarsis isolate CSIRO-B50_1 chromosome 3, AGI_CSIRO_Cbre_v1, whole genome shotgun sequence genome and harbors:
- the LOC134835745 gene encoding mpv17-like protein; the protein is MVVFRLIHDITGRFKVVRGALAYAILWPFGCLLQQTILEKRTFKDYDWHKCLRYSMYGALFNGPTLYYWIRIASQMWPKSDIRSSLAKAFTEQIAYDPFAITIFLYTMTLAEGHSKKEARAEVAEKFLPSYQIGFIYWPIVQTMNFAFVPKKNQVIVAGIGSVFWTTFLACVKAMKRDDLKEQPEQVELK
- the LOC134834744 gene encoding FAD-linked sulfhydryl oxidase ALR; the encoded protein is MPEAGNVFQQANNKENQPCRTCTDFKTWAKERRNFSLNATDSKSQVTKTTTTTEKAAETPRRTDCPLDKDQLGAATWSFLHTMAAVYPEKPEKQQIEDTKNFFGLLGRLYPCEYCAKDLKEELKAEPPKLSSQHDFSQWLCRLHNKVNVKLGKPEFDCSKVNQRWRDGWLDGSCD
- the LOC134835743 gene encoding uncharacterized protein LOC134835743, with the translated sequence MSGRYWDDKMEKSHHHRHRDDDRRREYRRRSRSRDRDRDRHRRRRSSSSRSRSRSRSRYDHHRRHHKSHRRSSSRDRKPQKNDRETHAAQKKEENRPKPASVASKSAESTQDGFDFASIQMPEKEIQYIGGVESEEERKKIHEQMQERLRKLKEAEPKPLQRTKPACLVNATPFANDGSFLEKFKEMQERFSQQQETQQREDDRLRLLPMIGRRRGGKILKTGIVEKPKPIEDNTAEGGAKDAWSLYLQEVKRYKNATCDPDAPSRSLVK